One window of Helicobacter winghamensis ATCC BAA-430 genomic DNA carries:
- a CDS encoding YqiA/YcfP family alpha/beta fold hydrolase, translated as MSKTLLYLHGFRSVGLCYKGRELASFAPNSLTPNLSYVPSLAIAYVESIIQKYGTQNLCLVGSSLGGYYATYLADKYAIKAVLVNPVVNAYETLLPAIGRVFVSYSSESFFWDLSLVESLKQYYVKSLQSELYCVLLQKGDKVLDYRIAKERFLDCKCIIQEGGSHRFENFLSQKETILSWAN; from the coding sequence ATGTCAAAAACACTGCTTTATCTTCATGGGTTCCGCAGTGTTGGTCTTTGCTATAAGGGCAGGGAGCTTGCTTCCTTTGCCCCAAATTCTTTAACTCCAAATCTCTCTTATGTTCCAAGTTTAGCAATTGCGTATGTAGAATCTATTATTCAAAAATATGGCACGCAGAATCTTTGTCTTGTTGGTAGCTCGCTTGGTGGGTATTATGCAACCTATTTGGCGGACAAATATGCAATTAAAGCCGTTCTTGTCAATCCTGTGGTTAATGCTTATGAAACTTTATTACCAGCTATTGGAAGAGTCTTTGTGTCTTATAGCAGTGAGTCATTTTTTTGGGATTTGTCTTTGGTGGAGAGTTTAAAGCAATATTATGTCAAGTCTCTTCAAAGTGAGCTTTATTGTGTGCTTTTGCAAAAAGGTGATAAGGTGCTTGATTATAGAATTGCAAAGGAGCGTTTTTTGGATTGTAAATGTATTATACAAGAAGGTGGTTCGCATCGATTTGAAAATTTTTTAAGTCAAAAAGAGACAATTCTTTCGTGGGCAAACTAG
- a CDS encoding adenine-specific methyltransferase EcoRI family protein, with translation MKQYLYIVQGNLEPSKCKIGITNDLQRRLKEYNAITGISSDNTYSILFAAEVSNMRALEQDIKNNFAHLREQSNREIYFYNPSLFDMYVDFICASEHFLKKVVLKESKKPKIAKPKTPKPSMKERGVTRKTLLDKAMRVKDDEFYTRMEDIEKELSMYPAKIWKDKVVFCNCDDAIGDKRDYTDSSAFALYFLKHFFRLELKKLICTHYGSKQDLFNAGTKGYIFTKDGAREMIHTPPNYTGGFEEAESVRILNEEADIVCTNPPFSRAIEYWQLLIKSKKKFIIISNITNCVTTAFISYFMDKKAWAGYTRVDWYLNPKRVPVEAAGHFFTNFPIKNRPNIKRLKFMPLDEIPDDYKRFDDRGFLCVDNNYIPSDYDSSFAVSTRQILNGVLECGYEIVQNKKYMPLINGKEKFARVLIQKVES, from the coding sequence TTGAAGCAATATCTTTATATCGTTCAAGGTAATTTAGAGCCAAGCAAATGTAAAATCGGCATTACAAATGATTTACAACGCCGTTTAAAAGAGTATAACGCCATCACAGGCATATCAAGCGATAATACTTATAGTATTCTCTTTGCGGCAGAAGTTAGTAATATGAGAGCCTTAGAACAGGATATTAAAAATAACTTTGCCCATCTAAGAGAGCAGAGCAATAGAGAAATCTACTTTTATAATCCAAGTCTTTTTGATATGTATGTGGATTTTATCTGTGCGAGTGAGCATTTTCTCAAAAAAGTTGTGCTAAAAGAATCTAAAAAGCCAAAAATCGCTAAGCCAAAAACGCCTAAACCGAGCATGAAAGAAAGGGGCGTTACAAGAAAGACTTTGCTAGATAAGGCGATGAGAGTAAAGGATGATGAGTTTTATACGCGTATGGAAGATATAGAAAAAGAACTCTCAATGTATCCTGCAAAGATTTGGAAAGATAAAGTTGTCTTTTGTAACTGCGATGATGCCATAGGGGATAAACGCGACTATACAGATTCTTCAGCCTTTGCCTTATATTTTTTAAAGCATTTTTTTAGATTAGAACTTAAAAAGCTTATTTGCACACATTATGGAAGCAAACAGGATTTGTTTAACGCAGGGACAAAGGGCTATATTTTTACCAAAGATGGTGCTAGAGAGATGATACACACACCGCCAAATTACACAGGTGGCTTTGAAGAGGCAGAATCTGTAAGGATTCTAAACGAAGAAGCAGATATTGTCTGCACTAATCCACCCTTTTCTCGTGCGATAGAGTATTGGCAACTTCTTATAAAAAGCAAAAAGAAATTTATCATCATTTCAAACATTACAAATTGTGTAACCACCGCTTTTATCTCTTATTTTATGGATAAAAAGGCGTGGGCAGGATATACAAGAGTAGATTGGTATCTCAATCCCAAGCGTGTGCCTGTTGAAGCAGCAGGGCATTTTTTTACTAATTTTCCTATTAAAAATCGCCCCAATATTAAACGCTTAAAATTTATGCCACTTGATGAGATACCAGATGATTATAAAAGATTTGATGATAGGGGCTTTTTATGCGTGGATAATAATTATATCCCAAGCGATTATGACTCTTCTTTTGCGGTATCAACAAGGCAGATTTTAAATGGCGTGCTAGAGTGTGGATATGAAATTGTGCAAAATAAGAAATATATGCCACTTATCAATGGAAAAGAAAAGTTTGCAAGGGTGTTGATTCAAAAGGTGGAATCTTAA
- a CDS encoding sodium:solute symporter family transporter, translated as MEVVQINTEITIMFIAYSALMLFIGFYFYRQNKNVEDYFLGGRAMGPVVSALSAGASDMSGWLLMGLPGALYVSGFIDTYIAIGLTIGATLNWLFVAKRLRVYTGAITECITIPDYFETRFNDDKHILRVVCAIVILIFFTFYVSSGLVSGAKLFESTFGIEYSYALSVGTLIIVIYTFLGGYKAVCWTDMIQGLLMLGALVVVPAVMLSQLGGFDEAKRYIKLSDISSKNLLQLQKEIPTFLKTLENQNGIQNQNLQEHIEALIIALDSTQDRTLVKTKNMESKMDSVLPFDKSGVLYPKSIAKSLQSAFEFAKSSSKTQELKAILQALEGVEFVAKERLSWFGGISLLGIISSLAWGLGYFGQPHILVRFMSIRSTSEIKSATIIGISWMVLCLAGACLIGLLGIAYVNKFALELKDPEKIFIVMSQLLFNPWIAGILLSAILAAIMSTASSQLLVSSSTLAEDFYKKIFRQDASNSVVLTLGKIGVLIVAVIAFLISSDKNSSILSIVAYAWAGFGASFGSVMLFSLFWGRMTRAGAIAGMVMGALVVVVWKNFFGFLNVYEIIPGFLFASLAIIIVSLLTQVRQGTKEAYETMLKAL; from the coding sequence ATGGAAGTTGTGCAAATTAACACGGAAATTACCATTATGTTCATTGCGTATTCCGCGCTAATGTTATTTATTGGATTTTATTTTTACCGCCAGAACAAAAATGTAGAGGATTATTTTCTTGGCGGACGCGCTATGGGTCCAGTGGTTTCTGCGCTTAGTGCTGGTGCTTCTGATATGAGTGGTTGGCTACTTATGGGGCTTCCGGGTGCTTTGTATGTGAGTGGATTTATTGATACTTATATTGCTATTGGATTAACTATTGGTGCTACGCTAAATTGGCTTTTTGTTGCTAAACGCTTAAGGGTTTATACAGGAGCAATTACGGAGTGCATTACAATCCCGGATTATTTTGAAACGCGATTTAATGATGATAAACATATCTTAAGAGTTGTGTGTGCGATTGTGATTTTGATTTTCTTTACTTTTTATGTGTCTTCTGGGCTTGTTAGTGGGGCAAAACTTTTTGAAAGCACTTTTGGTATTGAATATTCTTATGCCCTAAGCGTTGGGACGCTAATTATTGTAATTTATACATTTTTAGGTGGCTATAAAGCAGTGTGTTGGACAGATATGATACAGGGTCTTTTAATGTTAGGTGCATTAGTTGTTGTGCCAGCAGTTATGCTCTCTCAACTTGGTGGATTTGATGAGGCTAAAAGATATATTAAACTCTCTGATATTTCTAGTAAAAATCTTTTACAGCTCCAAAAAGAGATTCCAACTTTCTTAAAAACATTAGAGAATCAAAATGGAATCCAAAATCAAAATTTACAAGAACACATTGAGGCATTAATTATCGCCCTAGATTCCACACAGGATCGCACTCTTGTGAAAACTAAAAATATGGAATCTAAAATGGATTCCGTGTTGCCTTTTGATAAAAGTGGTGTGTTGTATCCCAAAAGTATTGCTAAATCTTTGCAAAGTGCATTTGAGTTTGCTAAAAGTAGCAGTAAAACACAAGAGTTAAAAGCAATTTTACAGGCTTTAGAAGGTGTGGAGTTTGTAGCTAAAGAGCGTTTGAGTTGGTTTGGTGGAATTTCGCTTTTAGGAATTATTTCATCACTTGCGTGGGGGCTTGGTTATTTTGGACAACCTCATATTCTTGTGCGATTTATGTCAATTCGCTCTACAAGTGAGATAAAATCTGCTACAATTATTGGCATTAGTTGGATGGTGCTATGTCTTGCTGGAGCGTGTTTGATAGGGTTACTTGGGATTGCTTATGTTAATAAATTTGCATTAGAGTTAAAAGATCCTGAAAAAATCTTTATAGTAATGTCGCAATTGCTTTTTAATCCGTGGATTGCTGGAATTTTACTGAGTGCAATTTTAGCAGCGATTATGAGTACAGCAAGTTCGCAATTATTGGTTTCTAGTTCCACACTTGCAGAGGATTTTTATAAAAAGATTTTTAGACAAGATGCGTCAAATTCTGTTGTGCTAACTCTTGGAAAAATTGGTGTTTTAATTGTGGCTGTGATTGCATTTTTGATTTCAAGTGATAAAAATTCTAGCATTTTAAGTATTGTCGCATATGCTTGGGCTGGGTTTGGGGCAAGTTTTGGTTCAGTTATGCTTTTTTCGCTTTTTTGGGGCAGAATGACGCGTGCAGGAGCGATTGCAGGAATGGTAATGGGTGCTCTTGTTGTAGTTGTATGGAAAAACTTCTTTGGATTTTTAAATGTTTATGAAATTATTCCGGGATTTTTATTTGCCTCTTTAGCGATTATTATTGTAAGCCTTTTAACGCAAGTGCGACAAGGCACAAAAGAAGCTTATGAGACAATGTTAAAGGCATTATAG
- the tsaD gene encoding tRNA (adenosine(37)-N6)-threonylcarbamoyltransferase complex transferase subunit TsaD: MQDLILSIESSCDDSSIALTAIDTYELIFHQKISQETEHSAFGGVVPELASRLHAESLPLILEKTKPYFKSLKAVAVTNEPGLNVTLLEGVMVAKTLSYALNLPLIAVNHLKGHLYSLFLQKEAVFPLGVLLVSGGHTMLLEAESFEKINIKAQSLDDSFGESFDKVAKMLSLGYPGGPIVESFAKKGTARFELPIPLRSKRQLAFSFSGLKNAVRLEIEKVENSLNKSFQADLCASFQKCAIAHLMQKCKIFFEENARNTKGWKYFGVVGGASANLALRENILEMCNFYDVKLLLAPLEFCSDNAAMIGRVAVESYKREEFSVIDSLQTRPRIDTF; the protein is encoded by the coding sequence TTGCAAGATCTTATCTTAAGTATTGAAAGTAGTTGTGATGATAGTTCTATCGCTCTAACTGCGATTGATACTTATGAGTTAATCTTTCATCAAAAAATTTCACAAGAAACAGAACATAGTGCTTTTGGTGGCGTTGTCCCTGAGCTTGCAAGTCGTTTGCACGCGGAATCTTTACCTCTTATTTTAGAAAAAACAAAACCTTATTTTAAAAGCCTTAAAGCTGTTGCTGTAACAAATGAACCGGGCTTAAATGTAACACTCTTAGAAGGCGTAATGGTGGCAAAAACACTAAGCTATGCTCTGAATTTGCCTTTAATTGCTGTGAATCACTTAAAAGGGCATTTATATTCTTTGTTTTTGCAAAAAGAGGCGGTATTTCCTTTGGGTGTTTTACTTGTTTCTGGCGGACATACAATGCTTTTAGAAGCGGAGAGTTTTGAGAAAATTAATATTAAAGCGCAGAGTTTAGATGATAGTTTTGGGGAGAGTTTTGACAAGGTGGCAAAAATGTTATCTTTAGGTTATCCGGGCGGTCCAATTGTGGAATCTTTTGCAAAAAAAGGGACTGCTAGATTTGAATTGCCTATTCCTTTGCGTTCTAAAAGGCAGCTTGCCTTTAGTTTTTCTGGGCTTAAAAATGCTGTGCGTTTAGAGATTGAAAAGGTGGAAAATTCTTTGAATAAAAGTTTTCAAGCAGATTTATGTGCAAGTTTTCAAAAATGTGCTATTGCACATTTAATGCAAAAATGTAAGATTTTTTTTGAAGAAAATGCAAGAAATACTAAGGGTTGGAAGTATTTTGGCGTGGTTGGGGGAGCAAGTGCAAATTTGGCATTAAGAGAGAATATTTTAGAGATGTGTAACTTTTATGATGTAAAATTATTATTGGCACCTTTGGAATTTTGTTCGGATAATGCCGCAATGATTGGGCGCGTGGCTGTGGAATCTTATAAACGCGAAGAATTTAGTGTAATTGATTCTTTGCAGACACGTCCTAGAATTGATACCTTTTAA
- a CDS encoding sodium-dependent transporter, producing MRYSWSSSLTYILVTAGATIGFGATWRFPYLVGQNGGGAYVLVFILAMLLIGIPMILVENVIGRRAHKNAVDAFDSKYQRKEISKAWKIVGYMGLIGCFGIIAYYMVLGGRVLVYITSIVLGNLDLTAPITKEITKGFYTEHISNSTWAIIFYTIVFVLLNYAVLVKGISNGIEKAAKFLMPLLLICLIGVVARNLTLDGAYEGVRFYLYPDFSKITAELFIQVLGQVFFALSLGFGVMITLSSYLNKQENLVKTATITGVINTIIALLAGFMIFPSLFTFGLEPDSGERLVFEVLPIVFSKMYFGSAVAIGFFLLLLLAAFTTSITLYEPLITALQEKLGLSRTKAVSWVLILTFIAGNIPCILDDEIFNSFDFISGNIFFVLTALGAAIFVGWILGNDAKEELSNGFNNKKIINAWFYYVKFFIPFLILVVFVSGIF from the coding sequence ATGCGATATTCTTGGTCTAGTAGTTTAACTTATATTTTAGTTACAGCAGGTGCTACCATTGGTTTTGGTGCGACTTGGAGATTCCCTTATTTAGTGGGGCAAAATGGCGGTGGGGCATATGTGCTTGTGTTTATTCTTGCAATGCTTTTAATTGGAATCCCTATGATTTTAGTAGAAAATGTTATAGGAAGAAGAGCGCATAAAAATGCCGTAGATGCCTTTGATAGCAAGTATCAGCGTAAAGAGATTTCTAAAGCGTGGAAGATTGTAGGTTATATGGGGCTTATTGGCTGTTTTGGAATCATTGCGTATTATATGGTGCTTGGTGGGCGTGTGCTTGTGTATATTACAAGCATTGTGTTAGGTAACCTTGACTTAACCGCACCTATTACAAAGGAAATTACAAAAGGTTTTTATACAGAACATATTAGTAATAGCACTTGGGCGATTATTTTTTATACAATTGTATTTGTGCTTTTAAATTATGCTGTGCTTGTTAAAGGAATTTCTAATGGAATTGAAAAAGCAGCAAAGTTTTTGATGCCATTATTATTGATTTGTTTAATTGGTGTTGTTGCAAGAAATCTTACGCTTGATGGAGCGTATGAGGGTGTGCGTTTTTATTTATATCCGGATTTTAGCAAGATTACAGCAGAATTATTTATTCAAGTGCTAGGGCAAGTATTTTTCGCGCTTTCTTTGGGATTTGGGGTAATGATTACGCTTTCTTCTTATTTGAATAAGCAAGAAAATCTTGTCAAAACTGCTACAATTACAGGGGTTATTAATACAATCATCGCACTTTTAGCAGGTTTTATGATTTTCCCATCACTTTTTACTTTTGGATTAGAGCCAGATTCTGGGGAGCGCCTTGTGTTTGAAGTGCTGCCTATTGTGTTTTCAAAAATGTATTTTGGTTCTGCTGTTGCTATTGGATTCTTCTTATTATTGCTTTTGGCGGCATTTACGACTTCTATTACACTTTATGAGCCTTTAATTACAGCCTTGCAAGAGAAGTTAGGATTAAGTCGCACAAAAGCAGTTTCTTGGGTGTTGATTTTAACTTTTATTGCGGGAAATATTCCTTGTATTTTAGATGATGAGATTTTCAATTCTTTTGATTTTATTAGCGGTAACATTTTCTTTGTTTTAACGGCGCTTGGTGCAGCGATTTTTGTAGGCTGGATTTTAGGAAATGACGCAAAAGAAGAGCTTTCTAATGGATTTAACAATAAAAAAATCATTAATGCTTGGTTTTATTATGTGAAGTTTTTTATCCCATTTTTGATTCTTGTAGTTTTTGTTAGTGGGATCTTCTAA
- a CDS encoding agmatine deiminase family protein, with amino-acid sequence MKKFYAEWEKQDGILLSFPHTNSDWKPYLDEVRQVYCAIIVEILQVEACLLVCNSKQETLEIIQNYCNTKSINTEILRQLYCLEIPSNDTWARDFGGITICKNGKNIVLDYGFNGWGLKFASNFDNQITHKLHKFGILKRVKTKQLILEGGSIESNGKGILLTNTQCLLESNRNPFYSKAQLEKTLKKDLGIQKILWLNFGYLSGDDTDSHIDTLARFISPNTIAYIACDDKNDEHYIALSQMECELKALKNLNNKPFKLVKLPFVTPKYYDNERLPATYANFLFINGAILLPIYNDKNDTLAIETLQKACPKHKIIPIDCSVLIRQHGSLHCISMQFPKHTLDFKRLQSLK; translated from the coding sequence ATGAAAAAATTTTACGCAGAATGGGAAAAACAAGATGGAATCCTTTTATCCTTCCCTCACACAAACTCTGATTGGAAGCCTTATTTAGACGAAGTGCGCCAAGTGTATTGTGCAATTATTGTAGAGATTTTACAAGTGGAAGCTTGCCTTTTAGTTTGCAATTCCAAGCAAGAAACACTAGAAATTATCCAAAATTATTGTAATACCAAGTCTATCAACACAGAAATTTTAAGACAGCTCTATTGCCTTGAGATTCCAAGTAATGATACTTGGGCGCGTGATTTTGGCGGAATTACCATTTGCAAAAATGGCAAAAATATAGTGTTAGATTATGGATTTAATGGTTGGGGGCTAAAATTTGCTTCTAATTTTGATAATCAAATCACACATAAACTCCATAAATTTGGAATCCTAAAACGCGTTAAAACCAAACAATTAATCTTAGAGGGTGGAAGTATTGAAAGTAATGGCAAAGGAATCTTGCTAACCAACACACAATGCCTGCTAGAGAGCAATCGCAACCCATTTTACTCTAAAGCACAACTTGAAAAAACCCTAAAAAAAGACTTAGGAATCCAAAAAATCTTATGGTTAAATTTTGGCTATTTAAGTGGTGATGATACAGATAGCCACATTGATACCCTAGCGCGCTTTATCTCTCCAAACACCATTGCTTACATTGCCTGCGATGACAAAAACGATGAACACTATATTGCCTTAAGCCAAATGGAATGCGAGCTAAAAGCACTCAAAAATCTAAACAACAAGCCCTTTAAACTTGTAAAACTACCTTTTGTTACACCAAAATACTATGACAATGAACGCTTGCCTGCTACTTATGCAAACTTTTTGTTTATCAATGGCGCAATTTTATTACCTATTTATAATGATAAAAACGACACTCTAGCTATTGAAACTCTACAAAAAGCTTGCCCAAAACATAAAATTATCCCTATTGATTGCTCCGTGTTAATCCGCCAGCACGGGAGCTTGCATTGCATTAGTATGCAGTTTCCAAAACACACGCTAGATTTTAAACGGCTTCAATCTCTCAAGTAA
- the tpx gene encoding thiol peroxidase, giving the protein MATFKGNVVTLTGKSVNVGDKAPEVSLVAGDLSEKKVGGASGKFQIINVVPSLDTGVCATQTRKFNEKAASLPNTEVFVVSLDLPFAQGRFCSTEGIANVTALSDFKNKDFGNAYGVLLEDSPLAGLLTRAVFVVNPNGEIVHKEIVDEITTEPNYDTALNAVK; this is encoded by the coding sequence ATGGCAACTTTTAAAGGGAATGTAGTAACTCTAACTGGAAAGTCAGTAAATGTAGGCGATAAAGCACCAGAGGTTAGTTTAGTGGCAGGTGATTTAAGTGAAAAAAAAGTAGGTGGAGCAAGTGGGAAGTTCCAAATTATCAATGTTGTTCCGTCTCTTGATACTGGGGTTTGTGCGACACAAACACGCAAATTTAATGAAAAAGCGGCATCACTTCCTAATACGGAAGTTTTTGTTGTATCGCTTGATTTACCTTTTGCGCAAGGAAGATTTTGCTCAACAGAAGGAATTGCAAATGTTACAGCTCTAAGTGATTTTAAAAATAAAGATTTTGGAAATGCTTATGGTGTTCTTTTGGAAGATTCTCCGCTTGCTGGACTTTTAACGCGCGCTGTATTTGTTGTTAATCCAAATGGTGAAATCGTGCATAAAGAAATTGTTGATGAAATTACAACTGAACCAAATTATGATACAGCATTAAATGCGGTAAAGTAA
- a CDS encoding TRAP transporter large permease has product MELLALVGIAIFLLILGVPVAFAFGSSGLFVGSYLMLFGDNPYVLTFLPNRLEGIFSNATLISIPLFILMGMILERSGIAERLINSIAKLFGSLGGGAAIGVILVGVLLAASTGIVGATVVMMGVIAVPTMLKAGYNKSLVSGVVAASGTLGQIIPPSIILIILADVLHVSVRDLFSAAILPSAILVGLYILFVLGVVIFAPKFAPASPDHSKRLRALALEALKMAIPPIVLIMLVLGSILTGLVEPTQAAAIGVVGALLLAFLNGRLDIDLLKHTGKETIIFCGMVFMILIGANCFTLVFNALGGDVVVLEFFSQYLNSPFYFMLVAMLVIFILGFLIDFFEICYIALPILAGIAMHYQIDMLWFALLVAINLQTSFLTPPFGFSIFFLKSAVGDTIKIGEIYKGVIPFIILQILVLGVVFLFPQLTLTSDDWAKILEFIF; this is encoded by the coding sequence ATGGAATTGTTAGCTTTGGTTGGAATTGCTATTTTCTTGCTTATTTTGGGTGTTCCTGTGGCATTTGCCTTTGGTTCTAGCGGATTGTTTGTAGGAAGTTATCTAATGCTTTTTGGGGATAATCCTTATGTGCTAACATTTTTGCCAAATCGCTTAGAGGGGATTTTTAGCAATGCAACTTTAATTTCGATTCCGCTTTTTATTTTAATGGGAATGATTTTAGAGAGAAGTGGGATTGCAGAGAGATTGATAAACTCTATTGCAAAACTTTTTGGATCTTTGGGGGGTGGAGCGGCAATAGGAGTAATTTTAGTTGGTGTTTTGCTTGCTGCAAGCACTGGGATTGTCGGAGCGACGGTTGTGATGATGGGAGTTATTGCCGTGCCCACAATGTTAAAGGCGGGCTATAATAAAAGTTTGGTTTCTGGTGTAGTTGCAGCTAGTGGCACACTAGGGCAGATTATTCCACCTTCTATTATTTTAATTATTCTAGCAGATGTTTTACATGTTAGTGTTAGAGATTTGTTTAGCGCAGCGATTTTGCCTAGTGCAATTTTGGTTGGGCTTTATATTCTTTTTGTGCTTGGTGTTGTGATTTTTGCTCCAAAGTTTGCCCCAGCAAGCCCAGATCACTCTAAAAGACTTCGCGCATTGGCTTTGGAAGCTCTTAAAATGGCAATTCCTCCTATTGTGCTTATTATGCTTGTTTTGGGGAGTATTTTAACAGGGCTTGTGGAACCTACTCAAGCAGCAGCTATTGGTGTAGTAGGAGCATTGCTTTTAGCATTTTTAAATGGTAGATTGGATATTGATTTATTAAAACATACTGGAAAAGAAACGATTATTTTCTGTGGTATGGTATTTATGATTTTAATTGGAGCAAATTGTTTTACACTTGTGTTTAACGCACTTGGTGGCGATGTCGTTGTGTTGGAGTTTTTCTCACAATATCTTAATTCCCCTTTTTATTTTATGCTTGTAGCAATGCTTGTGATTTTTATTTTAGGATTCTTGATTGATTTTTTTGAGATTTGCTACATTGCTTTACCGATTTTAGCTGGGATTGCAATGCATTATCAAATTGATATGCTTTGGTTTGCTTTGCTTGTTGCAATAAATTTGCAAACAAGTTTTTTAACGCCACCTTTTGGATTTTCAATTTTCTTTTTGAAGTCTGCAGTTGGCGACACCATTAAAATTGGTGAAATTTATAAGGGCGTAATCCCATTTATTATATTACAAATTTTGGTATTGGGAGTTGTTTTTTTATTCCCGCAATTAACGCTAACAAGCGATGATTGGGCTAAAATTTTAGAATTTATCTTTTAA
- a CDS encoding TRAP transporter small permease subunit, with protein sequence MQKVLKVAEFLDKIALSSSRVSMVALWVLVFLVFGLSIALNFSYVNSKLDDLSLYCFALLVLLAIPHTLKVDKHVRVDLIYVHYSQKAKIISWFFVNLLFILPFSLILVKYGLDFMIQSYVINEASPNGKIPYYFIFKSFVVLGFVLLSLQSISEALKAFVKIRQKDYVIPQDIYTEEFKRIKAQSETKR encoded by the coding sequence ATGCAAAAAGTTTTAAAGGTTGCAGAATTTTTAGATAAAATCGCATTGTCAAGCTCAAGGGTTTCTATGGTGGCACTTTGGGTGCTTGTTTTTTTGGTTTTTGGATTGTCAATTGCGCTTAATTTTTCTTATGTAAATAGTAAGCTAGATGATTTAAGTTTGTATTGTTTTGCCTTGCTTGTTTTGCTTGCTATTCCGCATACACTTAAGGTGGATAAACATGTGCGTGTGGATTTGATTTATGTGCATTACTCTCAAAAAGCAAAAATTATAAGTTGGTTTTTTGTAAATCTTTTATTTATTCTGCCTTTTTCTTTAATTTTGGTGAAATATGGATTAGATTTTATGATTCAATCTTATGTTATTAATGAAGCCTCTCCAAATGGCAAGATTCCTTATTACTTTATCTTTAAATCTTTTGTAGTGCTTGGTTTTGTGCTTTTAAGTTTGCAAAGCATTAGTGAAGCTTTAAAAGCGTTTGTCAAGATTAGACAGAAAGATTATGTAATTCCACAAGATATTTATACAGAAGAATTTAAGCGCATAAAAGCGCAATCAGAAACAAAACGATAA
- a CDS encoding TRAP transporter substrate-binding protein — protein sequence MQRREFLKNTGLGAVSVLGAAALVGCGGEDKGSATQGAVQNVEHSKKASMKIRLAMTWPITMPILADTVKHYAKIVSELSGGGIEIEIFPAGKLVPALGVFDAVSSGQIDAYHSAPYYWEGKNTAFNIFSGIPFGMVDVEQNAWFLYGEGMSLWREIAAKYNLYPLLGGATSIQMAGWYKKEMLSIKDFEGLRIRIVGIAGQVLSKLGAATKSTPGGEIVPNLERGVLDAAEWVSPAFDLKLDIHKVAPYYYTPWQEAGSITEFVFNKQKWESYPKEVQSILEVASREAHLQMTAMGQFYNAKAMEDLKTQGAQVRTFSTEILDTFKKTLAEVLEEESAKNPDFARVLASYQGFQNEQKAWTNDSLGAYLNIR from the coding sequence ATGCAAAGACGAGAGTTTTTGAAAAATACAGGTTTAGGTGCAGTTTCTGTTTTAGGGGCTGCAGCATTGGTAGGTTGTGGTGGTGAAGATAAAGGGAGTGCGACACAAGGCGCAGTGCAAAATGTGGAACATTCTAAAAAGGCGAGTATGAAAATTCGTCTTGCAATGACTTGGCCAATCACTATGCCTATTTTAGCAGATACTGTGAAGCATTATGCGAAAATTGTCAGTGAGTTAAGTGGCGGCGGAATTGAAATTGAGATTTTCCCAGCAGGCAAGCTTGTGCCAGCGCTTGGCGTATTTGATGCAGTCAGTAGCGGACAAATTGACGCCTATCATTCAGCACCTTATTATTGGGAGGGCAAAAATACAGCATTTAATATTTTTTCTGGAATCCCTTTTGGTATGGTAGATGTTGAACAAAATGCGTGGTTTTTATACGGAGAGGGAATGAGTCTTTGGAGAGAAATTGCTGCAAAATATAATCTTTATCCGCTTTTAGGCGGAGCAACAAGCATTCAAATGGCTGGTTGGTATAAAAAAGAGATGTTAAGTATAAAAGATTTTGAAGGCTTAAGAATTCGTATAGTAGGAATTGCTGGACAAGTGCTTTCAAAACTTGGAGCAGCAACAAAAAGCACTCCGGGTGGGGAGATTGTGCCTAATTTGGAAAGGGGTGTGTTAGATGCGGCAGAGTGGGTATCTCCAGCATTTGATTTGAAGCTTGATATTCATAAAGTTGCACCTTATTATTACACACCTTGGCAAGAGGCTGGATCTATTACAGAATTTGTCTTTAATAAGCAAAAATGGGAGAGTTATCCTAAGGAAGTCCAAAGTATTTTGGAAGTGGCAAGCAGGGAGGCGCATTTGCAAATGACGGCAATGGGGCAATTCTATAATGCAAAAGCTATGGAAGATTTAAAAACTCAAGGCGCACAAGTAAGGACATTTTCTACTGAAATTTTGGACACTTTCAAAAAGACTTTAGCAGAAGTTTTAGAAGAAGAAAGTGCAAAAAATCCAGATTTTGCAAGAGTATTAGCAAGCTATCAAGGATTCCAAAATGAGCAAAAAGCTTGGACAAATGATAGTTTAGGAGCGTATTTAAATATTAGATAA